In one Bacillus sp. PK3_68 genomic region, the following are encoded:
- a CDS encoding NCS2 family permease — translation MKHFFAFQERGTTYKQETLAGITTFLSMAYILVVNPIILSQSGMDKGAIFTATALSAIIGSLLIGLLANYPIGIAPSMGLNTFFTFSVCIGMGIPWQTALTGVFISGVLFVILSLLKIREAIINVIPEDLKHAIAGGLGFFVAFIGLKNAGIIIANEGTFIGIGDLHSPEVLLSIFGFIITVIMMVRGIGGAIFYGMAIATVVGMLIGLIRVPGEVIGAIPSLTPTFGVVFSNLHSIFTPEMLAVIFTFLFVAFFDTAGALIAIASQAGLVKDNKIPNAGKALLADSSSTVVGAVLGTSTTAAMVESSAGIAVGGRTGFTSIVISALFAVALFFSPLLSVITAEVTAPALIIVGSLMATQIKNIRWDQPEITISAFVTIIMMPLTSSVASGIALGFILYPITMIAKGQAKEIHPLLYVLFVAFLAYFIYL, via the coding sequence ATGAAACATTTTTTTGCTTTTCAAGAACGGGGAACGACGTATAAGCAAGAAACATTAGCCGGTATTACAACTTTTTTGTCCATGGCTTATATTCTCGTCGTTAACCCGATCATTTTAAGTCAGTCCGGAATGGATAAGGGAGCTATTTTTACAGCTACTGCCTTATCAGCTATTATCGGTTCTTTATTAATTGGGCTATTGGCTAATTACCCGATTGGCATAGCACCGAGCATGGGATTAAACACATTTTTTACATTTTCAGTCTGCATTGGCATGGGAATTCCCTGGCAAACAGCATTGACAGGCGTGTTTATTTCAGGTGTTTTGTTCGTTATTTTAAGTTTGTTAAAAATCCGTGAAGCGATTATTAATGTTATCCCGGAGGACCTGAAGCATGCTATTGCTGGCGGTCTCGGATTTTTCGTTGCCTTTATCGGTTTGAAAAATGCTGGCATCATTATAGCAAATGAGGGCACGTTTATCGGTATTGGCGATTTGCATTCACCAGAAGTATTGCTGTCGATATTTGGTTTTATCATAACAGTAATTATGATGGTACGAGGCATCGGTGGAGCCATCTTCTATGGTATGGCCATTGCTACAGTTGTTGGCATGCTGATCGGGTTAATCCGTGTTCCTGGAGAAGTAATTGGAGCTATCCCAAGCCTGACTCCTACTTTTGGTGTTGTTTTCTCTAATTTGCACAGTATCTTTACACCGGAGATGCTTGCGGTTATTTTTACCTTCCTCTTTGTTGCTTTTTTTGATACAGCTGGGGCGCTTATTGCGATTGCCAGTCAAGCGGGACTAGTGAAGGACAATAAAATTCCAAACGCTGGGAAGGCATTGTTAGCTGACTCTTCCTCAACTGTTGTCGGCGCTGTTCTTGGAACCTCTACTACAGCGGCGATGGTCGAATCAAGCGCCGGCATTGCGGTAGGAGGGAGAACAGGTTTTACTTCTATCGTCATCTCTGCTTTATTTGCTGTTGCCTTATTCTTTTCTCCGCTGCTGTCCGTTATCACGGCAGAAGTAACAGCGCCGGCACTCATTATAGTGGGCTCTTTAATGGCAACACAGATCAAGAATATTCGTTGGGACCAGCCAGAGATTACTATTTCTGCCTTTGTGACGATTATTATGATGCCGCTCACTTCAAGTGTTGCTAGTGGGATTGCTCTTGGATTTATTCTTTATCCGATTACGATGATTGCGAAGGGACAGGCAAAAGAAATCCATCCACTGCTCTATGTTCTCTTTGTAGCTTTTCTTGCTTATTTTATATATTTGTAA
- a CDS encoding metalloregulator ArsR/SmtB family transcription factor, translating into MKKKNIELDEETLFIVSQTFKALSDPTRLRILNLLFTGEHSVNDIAERLSLLQSTVSHQLRFLKNLRLVKYRREGTTLFYSHDDEHVIDLLFQAIEHAKHH; encoded by the coding sequence ATGAAAAAGAAGAACATCGAATTAGATGAAGAAACCTTATTTATTGTGTCACAAACCTTTAAAGCTTTATCAGACCCTACAAGGCTTCGAATTCTAAACTTGCTTTTTACTGGGGAACACTCGGTAAATGATATTGCTGAAAGATTATCGCTGCTCCAATCCACCGTCTCACATCAGCTCCGCTTTTTAAAAAACTTGCGGCTTGTTAAGTACCGGCGTGAAGGCACCACCTTGTTTTATTCACACGATGATGAACATGTCATTGACCTTTTATTCCAAGCTATCGAGCATGCCAAACATCATTAG
- a CDS encoding dicarboxylate/amino acid:cation symporter, with the protein MKLTGKIIIALIAGAVVGLLLNIFAPNAYDVLDPYFFTPLGRIFLNLISMLVVPIVFLSIILGAAGLGDPKKLGRIGLKTISYFLITTTIAIIIGLIIAGVVEPGKAGEFDVKNAEFSAEKAPPVGETLLNIIPKNPLEAMTQGNMLQIITFALFIGLALTALGEKTKGLLKLVEQGNDLMMYLVSFVMKFAPYGTFGLIASAIGSQGWDAIRAMGIYMVCVLAALFIHGVLTYGGTILFLARKSPLWFFKNFAPAMSVAFSTSSSNATLPISMEVAQNRLNVPKSVSSFVQPLGATINMDGTAIMQGVATLFIAQVYSIDLTVGELATVVLTAVLASIGTAGVPGVGLIMLAMVLSSVGLPVEGIGLILGIDRILDMTRTAVNISGDAACAVYVAETEKKRTIKEQRAGA; encoded by the coding sequence ATGAAACTTACTGGGAAAATTATTATTGCTTTAATTGCCGGTGCTGTAGTAGGGCTGCTACTCAATATATTCGCACCCAATGCCTACGATGTATTAGATCCTTATTTTTTTACTCCGCTTGGCCGCATTTTTCTTAACCTCATTAGCATGCTCGTCGTACCGATTGTATTCTTATCTATTATTCTGGGAGCTGCGGGTCTTGGAGATCCGAAAAAGTTAGGCAGGATTGGATTGAAAACGATTTCTTATTTTTTAATTACTACTACAATCGCTATTATTATCGGATTAATTATCGCCGGTGTAGTAGAGCCTGGTAAGGCGGGAGAGTTTGACGTAAAAAATGCAGAGTTTTCTGCTGAAAAAGCTCCTCCTGTCGGGGAAACTCTGTTGAATATCATTCCGAAAAATCCGCTTGAGGCCATGACACAAGGCAACATGCTGCAAATTATTACATTTGCTCTTTTTATTGGTCTGGCTTTAACGGCTTTAGGTGAAAAAACAAAGGGCCTGCTGAAATTAGTGGAGCAGGGCAATGATCTTATGATGTATCTTGTCAGCTTTGTGATGAAATTTGCTCCGTATGGTACTTTCGGATTGATTGCTTCGGCTATTGGAAGCCAGGGCTGGGACGCTATCCGGGCAATGGGCATTTATATGGTTTGTGTGCTTGCTGCCTTGTTTATTCATGGAGTTTTAACTTACGGCGGGACCATTTTATTTCTTGCCAGAAAAAGCCCTCTATGGTTTTTCAAAAACTTTGCCCCGGCAATGAGTGTCGCTTTCAGCACATCAAGCAGTAATGCCACACTTCCCATTTCCATGGAAGTAGCGCAAAACCGTTTGAATGTGCCAAAGTCCGTTAGTTCTTTTGTCCAGCCGCTCGGTGCAACCATCAACATGGACGGGACAGCGATTATGCAGGGGGTTGCAACACTATTTATTGCACAAGTATACAGTATTGATTTAACGGTGGGTGAACTGGCTACTGTAGTACTCACTGCTGTTTTAGCTAGTATTGGAACAGCAGGTGTGCCAGGTGTCGGTCTGATTATGCTTGCCATGGTGTTAAGCAGTGTTGGCTTGCCGGTAGAAGGGATTGGCTTGATTCTAGGAATCGACCGTATCCTGGATATGACACGGACAGCTGTCAATATTTCTGGGGATGCAGCTTGTGCAGTTTATGTAGCAGAAACGGAGAAAAAGAGAACCATTAAGGAACAGCGGGCAGGCGCCTAA
- the tatA gene encoding twin-arginine translocase TatA/TatE family subunit yields MNLGFGEIALILIVALLLFGPSKLPQLGKAAGQTLHEFKRGMKGIMEDEDEEKKLK; encoded by the coding sequence ATGAATCTCGGTTTTGGAGAAATAGCTCTTATTCTTATTGTTGCCTTATTGCTTTTTGGCCCTTCCAAACTTCCGCAGCTTGGTAAAGCAGCCGGACAGACGCTGCATGAATTTAAGCGTGGCATGAAAGGTATTATGGAAGATGAAGACGAAGAGAAAAAATTGAAATAA
- a CDS encoding PBP1A family penicillin-binding protein — protein MNAISRFIKNLWRKFHLTQIMILVMAVMILGGLGFIVYFMKSADVETLKKGLSQSTTLYDMNGDKASKLSANRSDSVPIAKMPKYLQDAVVSIEDHRFYEHNGFDLKGMSRALVKNTFSGGVVQGGSTITQQLTKNALLSPEQTYKRKVEELFLAIEIEKVYTKKEILEMYLNTIYFGSGAWGVQNASKKYFGKDVNELKLSESAMLAGIIKAPSVLDPYKNMDKSIARRNVVLSQMAKYGYITDEEAERAKQARPDLEDRSGDPLKGKYPYYTDSVINEAINRFGLTQNDLLTKGYKIYTAMDQEVQSGLEQVYKKDWLFPDSVNGEPSQSAAVLLDPKTGGVMAIVGKRGEHVFRGFNYATQMQSSPGSTLKPLVVYTPALEEGYEPTSMLPDEPMKFGDYEPTNYGGVYRGEVTMNKAVEKSINIPTVWLLDQIGLSKGLNALERFGIPFEKSDENLSIALGGMTKGVAPLHIAQAYTTFPNGGVRKDSFFIQKIIGPEGEIKPKWTPKETKVTTKEVADNINAMLLNVVKHGSGKKARVPGTELAGKTGSTQVPIKGVSGTKDQWFVGYTPDVVGTVWIGIEKASESNHLATNSSEGAVPLFKEIMEETLPELDGTSFDVESIEEEKPKKKEKNWFDKAIDKWNELF, from the coding sequence ATGAATGCGATTAGCAGATTTATCAAAAATTTGTGGAGAAAGTTTCATTTAACACAAATTATGATTTTAGTCATGGCGGTTATGATTTTAGGTGGCCTTGGATTTATCGTTTATTTTATGAAGTCAGCGGATGTGGAAACGTTAAAGAAGGGGTTGTCGCAATCAACTACTCTTTACGATATGAACGGAGATAAAGCGAGCAAGCTATCGGCTAACCGCTCAGATAGCGTGCCAATTGCCAAAATGCCAAAGTATTTACAGGATGCTGTTGTATCGATTGAAGATCACCGTTTTTATGAGCACAATGGCTTTGATTTAAAAGGGATGAGCCGGGCACTCGTTAAAAATACGTTTTCCGGAGGTGTCGTGCAAGGGGGAAGCACGATTACGCAGCAGTTGACTAAAAATGCCTTGTTATCACCGGAGCAAACGTATAAGCGGAAAGTAGAAGAATTATTCCTCGCTATTGAAATTGAAAAAGTTTACACCAAAAAAGAAATATTGGAAATGTATTTAAATACGATTTATTTTGGTAGCGGAGCATGGGGAGTTCAAAATGCATCGAAAAAGTATTTTGGAAAGGATGTCAACGAGCTAAAGCTTAGTGAGTCTGCTATGCTGGCAGGAATTATCAAAGCGCCATCTGTACTTGATCCCTATAAGAATATGGATAAGTCTATCGCCCGCAGAAATGTCGTGCTCAGTCAAATGGCGAAGTATGGTTACATTACAGATGAAGAAGCGGAAAGAGCCAAACAGGCGCGCCCAGATCTTGAGGATAGAAGCGGTGATCCGTTGAAAGGAAAGTATCCGTATTATACTGATTCAGTGATCAACGAAGCGATTAACCGCTTTGGCTTGACTCAGAATGATCTGTTAACCAAAGGATATAAAATTTATACTGCGATGGATCAGGAAGTACAATCTGGACTTGAGCAGGTATATAAAAAAGATTGGCTATTTCCTGACTCAGTCAATGGAGAGCCATCTCAAAGTGCAGCCGTCTTGCTTGATCCAAAGACAGGCGGAGTGATGGCGATCGTTGGAAAACGGGGAGAACACGTATTTAGAGGGTTCAACTATGCTACACAAATGCAATCTTCTCCAGGCTCGACATTAAAGCCGCTTGTTGTGTACACGCCTGCTCTTGAGGAAGGCTATGAGCCAACATCCATGCTGCCTGATGAACCGATGAAATTCGGAGACTATGAGCCAACCAACTATGGAGGCGTTTATCGGGGAGAAGTAACAATGAATAAAGCAGTGGAGAAATCCATTAACATACCTACTGTTTGGCTTCTTGATCAAATTGGATTGTCGAAGGGATTAAATGCACTGGAACGGTTCGGAATTCCGTTTGAAAAAAGCGATGAGAACTTATCGATTGCATTAGGCGGTATGACCAAAGGAGTAGCTCCTTTGCATATTGCTCAAGCGTATACAACCTTCCCAAATGGAGGAGTGCGCAAAGACAGTTTCTTTATTCAAAAGATTATTGGTCCGGAAGGCGAAATTAAACCAAAATGGACGCCGAAGGAAACAAAAGTGACGACAAAAGAAGTGGCGGATAACATCAATGCGATGCTTCTAAATGTGGTTAAGCATGGTTCTGGAAAGAAAGCGAGAGTGCCAGGAACTGAGCTGGCAGGTAAAACAGGATCTACTCAGGTGCCAATTAAAGGAGTAAGTGGGACGAAAGATCAGTGGTTTGTCGGCTATACACCGGATGTGGTAGGTACCGTATGGATTGGCATAGAAAAGGCAAGTGAAAGCAATCATCTTGCTACCAATAGCTCCGAGGGAGCGGTTCCTCTGTTCAAGGAAATTATGGAGGAAACCCTTCCAGAACTTGACGGCACTTCTTTTGATGTGGAATCCATTGAGGAAGAAAAGCCAAAGAAAAAAGAGAAAAACTGGTTTGATAAAGCGATAGATAAGTGGAATGAATTATTTTAA
- the ilvD gene encoding dihydroxy-acid dehydratase codes for MRSDMIKKGIDRAPHRSLLYAAGVKTEDLHKPFIGVCNSYIDIIPGHVHLNKFAEVVKEAIREAGGVPFEFNTIGVDDGIAMGHIGMRYSLPSRELIADAAETVINAHWFDGVFYIPNCDKITPGMLMAAARTNVPSVFVSGGPMEGGKTSTGKHLSLVSVFEGVGAHRSGKMSAEELLEIENNACPTCGSCSGMFTANSMNSLMEMLGMTPPGNATIVATSTERHKLIKQAAHHLMDLIKNDIKPRDIITKEAIDDAFALDMAMGGSTNTVLHTLAIAHEAEIDYDLKRINEIAKKVPYLAKISPASDYTMQDVHEAGGISAIINELCRIDALNKERITITGKSVYENVKDAEITNEAVIRRSDNPYSPVGGLSILFGNLAPDGGVIKVGAVDPSIKTFMGEAIVFDSQEEAQEGIDNGTVREGHVVVIRYEGPKGGPGMPEMLAPTSAIAGRGLDKKVALITDGRFSGASRGISIGHISPEAAEAGPIAFVENGDQIIIDLPNRTINVVLTEEELAERKRNWVQPEPKIKKGYLARYSKLVTSANTGGVMKI; via the coding sequence ATGCGCAGCGACATGATAAAGAAGGGGATTGATCGTGCCCCTCACCGAAGCTTGCTTTATGCAGCTGGAGTAAAAACAGAAGATCTTCATAAGCCTTTTATCGGGGTGTGTAATTCTTATATTGATATTATCCCGGGCCATGTACATTTAAACAAATTTGCGGAAGTCGTTAAAGAAGCGATTCGCGAAGCCGGAGGGGTTCCTTTCGAGTTTAATACGATTGGGGTAGACGACGGTATTGCCATGGGCCACATTGGAATGAGGTATTCACTGCCGAGCAGGGAGTTGATTGCTGACGCTGCCGAAACAGTTATTAACGCCCACTGGTTTGACGGAGTATTCTACATTCCTAACTGTGACAAAATTACTCCCGGCATGTTAATGGCAGCTGCCAGAACGAATGTCCCTTCTGTTTTTGTTTCCGGCGGACCCATGGAGGGCGGGAAGACAAGTACTGGAAAACATCTCTCTCTCGTTTCTGTTTTTGAGGGAGTCGGGGCTCACCGTTCAGGGAAGATGTCAGCCGAAGAGCTGCTTGAAATTGAAAACAATGCTTGTCCAACATGCGGGTCATGTTCAGGAATGTTCACAGCCAACTCGATGAACTCCTTAATGGAAATGCTCGGTATGACACCGCCAGGAAATGCGACAATCGTAGCTACCTCAACAGAGCGTCACAAATTAATTAAACAGGCTGCTCATCACTTAATGGATTTAATTAAAAATGATATTAAGCCAAGAGATATTATTACAAAAGAAGCCATTGATGATGCATTTGCGCTTGACATGGCGATGGGCGGTTCAACGAATACGGTTCTTCACACGCTTGCTATTGCCCACGAAGCAGAGATTGATTACGACTTGAAACGAATCAATGAAATTGCTAAAAAGGTGCCATACTTAGCTAAAATTAGTCCGGCCTCTGATTATACAATGCAGGATGTTCACGAGGCGGGAGGCATTAGCGCCATTATTAATGAACTTTGCCGCATCGATGCTTTAAATAAAGAACGTATCACGATTACAGGAAAATCTGTTTACGAGAATGTAAAAGATGCAGAAATTACGAATGAAGCAGTCATTCGCAGAAGCGATAATCCTTATAGCCCGGTTGGTGGACTATCCATCCTGTTCGGGAACCTAGCCCCGGACGGCGGAGTCATTAAAGTTGGAGCTGTTGATCCTTCCATTAAGACATTTATGGGAGAAGCGATTGTCTTCGACTCACAGGAAGAAGCTCAGGAAGGCATTGATAACGGCACAGTAAGAGAAGGACATGTCGTCGTCATTCGCTACGAAGGTCCTAAAGGAGGACCGGGAATGCCTGAAATGCTTGCTCCAACATCAGCCATCGCAGGCCGTGGTCTTGATAAAAAAGTAGCGTTAATAACAGATGGAAGATTTTCAGGAGCTTCCAGAGGAATCTCTATCGGCCATATTTCACCAGAGGCCGCTGAAGCAGGACCAATTGCCTTCGTTGAAAATGGAGATCAAATTATTATTGATTTACCAAATAGAACCATCAATGTAGTTTTAACAGAGGAAGAGCTGGCTGAAAGAAAGAGAAACTGGGTGCAGCCAGAGCCAAAAATTAAAAAAGGCTATTTAGCAAGATATTCAAAGCTGGTTACTTCTGCAAACACAGGCGGAGTTATGAAAATTTAA
- the ilvB gene encoding acetolactate synthase large subunit, whose protein sequence is MNAKVKTKAKPLTQAMSGADLFIEALKKEEVEVVFGYPGGAVLPLYDALYRNPIRHILARHEQAAIHAAEGYARVSGKPGVVIATSGPGATNLVTGITDAMMDSLPLVVFTGQVATGVIGTDAFQEADVIGITMPITKHNYQVRDLKELPRIVREAFHIATTGRPGPVLIDIPKDIATTLGETPKFVTEVNLPGYQPNTAPNILQIKKLADAIAQAKKPLILAGAGVIHAHASEQLLSLAEEMNIPVVNTLLGLGSFPADHPLFLGMGGMHGTYAANMAMYEADLLINIGARFDDRLTGNLQHFAPEAIVAHIDIDPAEIGKNVDTHIPIVADAKEALEKLLETDLIAPDANEWRLQLKESQKEFPLWHSEEGEGISPQQLTKMIHEITNGEAIVTTDVGQHQMWTAQYYGFNRPNRWVTSGGLGTMGFGFPAAIGAQIACPEETVVAIAGDAGFQMTLQELALVAELNLPVKIMVYNNQALGMVRQWQEAFYEERYSQSLIPCQPDFVKLAQAYGIKGYSVTTEEEAESVLNETLNSREPVLIDCRIKPKELVCPMIAPGKGLHEMIGVKP, encoded by the coding sequence ATGAATGCAAAAGTAAAAACAAAAGCCAAACCGTTGACTCAGGCCATGAGTGGAGCAGATCTCTTTATTGAAGCATTGAAGAAAGAAGAAGTCGAAGTTGTGTTTGGCTATCCGGGGGGAGCTGTCCTGCCACTATATGACGCCTTGTATAGAAACCCCATTCGGCACATCTTAGCGAGACATGAGCAGGCTGCTATTCATGCAGCTGAGGGCTATGCCAGAGTATCAGGAAAGCCCGGAGTCGTCATTGCTACTTCTGGACCAGGAGCAACGAACCTTGTGACAGGTATTACAGACGCCATGATGGATTCTCTTCCTCTTGTTGTCTTCACAGGACAGGTAGCAACAGGGGTCATTGGAACAGACGCTTTCCAGGAGGCGGATGTGATCGGAATCACTATGCCAATCACAAAACATAACTATCAAGTGCGTGACTTGAAAGAATTGCCAAGAATTGTTCGAGAAGCTTTTCATATTGCAACAACCGGCCGCCCTGGTCCCGTTTTAATCGATATTCCGAAAGATATAGCTACAACATTAGGCGAAACCCCTAAATTCGTAACGGAAGTTAATTTGCCAGGCTATCAGCCAAACACTGCGCCTAATATTTTACAGATTAAAAAGCTTGCAGATGCGATTGCTCAAGCGAAAAAGCCGCTTATTTTAGCTGGTGCAGGAGTCATTCATGCTCATGCTTCAGAACAGCTGCTTTCCCTTGCAGAAGAAATGAATATTCCGGTAGTTAATACCCTTCTCGGACTTGGTTCGTTTCCAGCAGATCACCCATTATTCTTAGGGATGGGTGGTATGCATGGAACATATGCAGCCAACATGGCGATGTATGAAGCAGACTTGCTGATCAACATAGGTGCCAGGTTCGACGATCGGTTAACCGGTAATTTACAGCACTTTGCGCCTGAAGCCATAGTAGCCCATATTGACATTGATCCAGCAGAAATCGGTAAAAACGTGGACACCCATATTCCAATCGTAGCCGATGCAAAAGAAGCTCTGGAGAAACTGCTTGAAACGGACTTAATTGCACCAGATGCCAATGAATGGAGATTGCAGCTGAAAGAATCCCAAAAAGAGTTTCCGCTTTGGCATTCTGAAGAGGGGGAAGGTATTTCTCCTCAGCAATTAACGAAAATGATTCATGAAATTACAAATGGCGAGGCGATTGTCACAACAGACGTTGGCCAGCATCAAATGTGGACTGCACAGTATTACGGGTTCAACCGTCCAAACCGCTGGGTGACATCAGGTGGTCTTGGAACAATGGGATTCGGCTTCCCGGCTGCCATTGGTGCGCAAATTGCCTGTCCGGAAGAAACGGTTGTTGCGATCGCCGGAGATGCTGGCTTCCAGATGACTTTACAAGAATTGGCTCTTGTTGCTGAGTTGAACTTGCCAGTCAAAATTATGGTATATAACAACCAGGCGCTAGGGATGGTTAGACAATGGCAGGAAGCCTTCTATGAAGAAAGATATTCGCAGTCTTTAATTCCATGCCAGCCAGACTTTGTAAAACTGGCTCAAGCTTATGGAATTAAGGGCTACTCTGTTACAACAGAAGAAGAAGCGGAAAGCGTATTAAATGAAACATTAAACAGCCGCGAGCCAGTCCTAATCGATTGCCGGATTAAACCGAAAGAGCTAGTATGCCCGATGATTGCACCAGGCAAAGGACTTCATGAGATGATTGGGGTGAAACCATGA
- the ilvN gene encoding acetolactate synthase small subunit yields MKRTVTVTVLNQSGVLNRITGLFTKRQFNIESITVGPTETEGISKMTFIVHVEDERTAEQVLKQLNKQVDVLKVSDITDQAVVSRELALIKVLTTPQTRAEINVIIEPFRATIIDVAKDSVTIQVVGNFEKIEAMIELLRPYGIKELSRTGQTALTRGSQKQVTDLKQYSILK; encoded by the coding sequence ATGAAACGCACAGTTACTGTAACCGTACTTAACCAAAGCGGTGTATTGAATAGAATTACCGGGTTGTTTACAAAACGGCAATTCAATATTGAAAGCATCACAGTCGGGCCTACAGAAACAGAAGGCATTTCCAAAATGACATTTATCGTTCACGTAGAAGATGAACGGACAGCTGAGCAGGTGTTAAAGCAGCTGAATAAGCAAGTAGATGTTTTAAAGGTTTCTGATATCACTGATCAGGCCGTTGTATCAAGAGAACTCGCTTTAATTAAAGTTCTCACTACTCCGCAAACCCGGGCTGAGATCAATGTGATTATTGAACCTTTCCGAGCCACAATTATTGATGTGGCTAAGGATAGTGTAACCATCCAAGTTGTTGGAAACTTCGAAAAAATAGAAGCGATGATCGAATTGCTTCGCCCTTATGGCATCAAAGAGTTGTCGCGTACAGGCCAAACGGCTTTAACGCGTGGCTCACAAAAACAGGTAACAGATTTGAAGCAATATTCAATCTTAAAATAA
- the ilvC gene encoding ketol-acid reductoisomerase, which yields MAKVYYNGDINEAVLANKKVAIIGYGSQGHAHAQNLRESGVDVVVGLRPGKSWDQAEKDGFDVKSVRQASAEADLIMILLPDEYQTAVYKNEIEPELNAGKALAFAHGFNVHFNQIVPPADVDVFLAAPKGPGHLVRRTYTEGAGVPGLIAIYQDVTGEAKDIALAYAKGIGSARAGVLETTFQEETETDLFGEQAVLCGGVSALVKAGFETLVEAGYQPEVAYFECLHELKLIVDLMYEGGLEEMRYSISDTAQWGDFVSGPRVITDETKARMGEVLKDIQTGKFAKGWLLENQLNRPEFTAINEREKQHPIEVVGRELRAMMPFVKKQSKKEVSAGAKG from the coding sequence ATGGCAAAAGTATATTATAACGGAGATATCAACGAGGCAGTTTTAGCAAATAAAAAGGTAGCAATCATTGGATATGGTTCACAAGGACATGCGCATGCACAAAACCTACGTGAAAGCGGCGTAGATGTAGTTGTTGGTTTAAGACCAGGAAAGTCTTGGGATCAAGCAGAAAAAGATGGATTTGATGTTAAATCAGTTCGCCAAGCAAGTGCAGAGGCAGATTTAATCATGATTCTTCTTCCGGATGAATACCAAACAGCTGTTTATAAAAATGAAATTGAGCCTGAATTGAATGCAGGAAAAGCATTGGCATTCGCTCATGGCTTCAACGTTCACTTCAATCAGATCGTTCCACCGGCAGACGTAGACGTATTCTTGGCTGCCCCTAAAGGACCTGGTCATTTAGTGCGCCGCACATACACAGAAGGAGCGGGTGTACCAGGATTAATCGCTATCTACCAGGATGTGACAGGTGAGGCGAAAGACATTGCTCTTGCTTATGCGAAAGGTATTGGTTCTGCTCGTGCAGGTGTATTGGAAACTACTTTCCAAGAGGAAACAGAAACGGATTTATTCGGTGAGCAAGCCGTTCTTTGTGGAGGTGTATCTGCTCTTGTCAAAGCTGGATTTGAAACATTAGTAGAAGCGGGATATCAGCCAGAGGTTGCCTACTTTGAGTGCTTGCATGAACTGAAATTAATCGTTGACTTAATGTACGAGGGCGGCCTTGAAGAAATGAGATATTCTATTTCTGATACAGCACAATGGGGCGACTTTGTATCAGGTCCACGCGTAATCACTGATGAAACGAAAGCTCGTATGGGAGAAGTGCTGAAAGATATCCAAACTGGTAAATTCGCAAAAGGCTGGCTGCTTGAAAACCAATTAAACCGTCCTGAATTTACAGCAATCAATGAACGTGAAAAACAACATCCAATTGAAGTAGTAGGAAGAGAACTTCGTGCGATGATGCCATTTGTAAAAAAACAATCCAAGAAGGAAGTGTCAGCCGGTGCGAAAGGTTGA